The following is a genomic window from Helicobacter sp. NHP19-003.
GCTTTAGACGAACGCTCTTTATTTAAATCTAACGATCCCAAAGACCTCGCCCAAAAGATTGACTACTGGCTCGAACACCCCGAGGAGCGCACCAAGATCGAAAGTGCCTACGCCACAAGTGCCCAAAACTACACTTTAGACAGCTCCATTAAACAAGCCATCGCCATGTATGAAGAGGTGATCAGAGATTTTAAGGGGATTTACGCCTAAGATGATGCCCTTTAAACGCTTGTTTGCCAACTTTGGCTAAGATGGCCCTTTTAATCCGCCATAAAGGGATTCATGCGCCTTATTTGTGTCTTAGACATTGAGAGTGTACCTAATTTGGCTTTGATCGCCAAACATTGTCCCGAGTGCGTGGGCGATGGCCCCTTGCAAACTTGTGAAAACTTCTTCAAGTGGTGTGAGGATAGATATAAAAGCCCCTTTGCGCCCTTGTTTTATCACCAAATTGTCAGCATCGCGAGCGTGCTAGCCGAGCCTAGTGGGGCTTTCAAACGCGTGGGCAATTTTGGCAGGGGGCTGGGTGATGAAAGAACCCTTGTGGCGGATTTTTTAGCGTTTTTCAACAAACACCACCCCCAACTTGTAACCTTCAATGGGCGCATGTTTGACCTGCCCTTGTTGCTGTTAAAGGCTCTGGCGCATAACCTAAACGCCCACGCTTTTTACGCCCAAGAGAGCAAATGGGAGAACTACCGCTACCGCTACAGCGAAGAGTACCACACCGACCTGCTCGACAGCCTCACGCATTTTAGCCCGGCTAGGGGGCTTAATTTAGATGGGGTTTGTGCCATGTGCGGGCTACCCGGTAAATTTGATGTGAGCGGGGATCAAGTCTATCAACTTTTCTATCAAGACCCGCCCCAGCTCGAGCGCATCAACAGCTATTGCCAAAGCGATGTGCTCAACACCTATTGGCTTTACTTAAAATACCTTGTAACGCAGGGCAGGCTTAGCGAAGAGAACTACCTAAGCACCCTGCACGCTTTTAAGGGCAACCTGCCCCAAGAACAGCCCTATGCCTCCGTTTTCGCCACAGCTCTTGAAGCTGAATTAACCCAAGAAATCCAAAAGGAAGACCATGTTTAAAACCCTACTTGCCTTAAGCCTTGCAAGCGTGCTTGGTGCTTCTAGTTTGCAATTTAAAATCACTTACAAACCCCGTGGGGGCAAGTTGATCGGCAATATGCTCGATCGCACGATCCTAACGATCATCTCGCTCAACGAGGAAAAGGTGTTGATCAAAAAGGTGATCCCCAATCGGGGCGATTCGTGCAGCATCGTGCGTAAAGTGGGGGATGACTTCAAAGAAAAGTTTGAAAAAGGCCCCCTCTTCAACCACACCCTCAAATACGGCCAAAAAATCGCCTACCGCCTCAAATGCGACCCCTCCCAAGTGCTGGAAGTACAGGTCGTGACCGACAAGGGCACTTACGACAAAAAGTTTATGAAGTAACCCAAAAACGCGGCGCGCTCTAAGCGCGGCGCAAAGGAAACGCTACGCGCAAAGGAAACGCTACGCGCAAAGGAAACGCTACGCGTTTCCTCTAAAAAAAACAAGAGGAACACGCCACATGGTGGTGCGCTTAAAAACGCCAAACTGACAAAATCCCCCAAACCCCTCAATGAAAGTTAGGGGTTGCCCCAAAGGGCAAAAGGCAAGTGCACAACCTAGAAGTTGTAAACATAGTTGATGAACACCGAAACATTGCGCTTGTAGGTGATGGCCTCGCTGTAGCCACCAGCATTGCCCTTGAAGTAATAATTCGTGGCTAAAGGAATGCGTAAGCCCACCTCAAACCCGTGGTGTTTGCTCACATTGGTTCTAAAGCCAATGTTTAAGGGGATTTGGAAGTAAGTGGTGTTCATGTGCGCGCTGCCCCCCGCATTGTCCATGGCGTGCATCATCGCTATGGTTTGGCTCGCCCCCTTAGCCAACCAAGTCGAGCCGGTGAACATGAGCCCTGCAAAAAACCCTGTGGTGTATTTGCCATCTTTGCTCTCATAGAAGTTATACAGAGCATCTACCCCCGCCCCATAGACAAAGTTGTCCACCGCTTGCGAGTCGTTCATGTAAAAAGTCCCGTGTTGGTAACTGAATGTCCCATAGTAGCGCAACCCCCAGCGTTTTTTCTTGCCAAAGAATTGCTTATACCCGATTTGTGCATCCACCCCATACATGTTGCCGTTTTCGCTGCTGTATTGGGTTTGTTGAGGTTTGAGGATTCCCCCTTGTGTGCCCACCAACACGGCGTTGTCTTTGGTGTAGATGTTGAGCTTTGTCTGTGTTGCTCTAAGGTAGGCCAAGAGGTTGCTCAGTTGTCCTAAAGTCTTGCCCGCTTGTTCTCTTTGTGCACTATCTAAGGGCGTGTTGACAGAAGTGGGTTTAAGCACAGCGGGCATGACAAGCCCCACACGGCGCACCGCAGCAGCAACACTGCCCGCCGCCCCATCGCCGGCATTGATTTGGGGGGTTTGCCCCCCGTCATTGTTGCCGAGCGTGTCTGCACTTTCAGGGACGATAAGTTGCCCTAAAATGCTGCTTTGTAAATTCTCCACCGCTTGGATCAAATCGTTGAGGCTGGTGTTGATGGCGGTAATGTCCATCGTTGTGCCCGAAATGAGGTTGTAAAAGTTATTGAAACTTTGGGTGAAATTGGAGCTGATGAAGCTGTTATCTGCCATTTGGGTGCTGAAGTAGCTTTGTGCCCCTGAGACAAGCCCGCTGATGGCTTGGGGCAGGCTCATGTTATCTGTGTCGGTTACCAGGGCACTTTTGGGTGTTTTTGGTCACCAACGCCTCATACTTGGTGTACTCGCTCTTGGCGTTTTGTAGATTGCCCACGCCACTGACTAGCTGTTGGAGTGCGTTTTGTGCGGCCTGTGCCTGCCCGGCGGGGGTGTTGGGCGTTGGGGTGGGCGTGTTGTTGGGCGTTGGGACAATGCCACTGATCACTTGTTGTGCTTCCTGCTCTTGGGAGACATTGTTCTTAGCCGCATTTAGGGTTTGTTGTGCTTGATTGACATTATTTTGAGCACTGGTTACATTCCCCTTTGCCGTGTTCAAAGCTTCTGTAGCTTCGTTTAATGCGTTTTGGGCTTCTTCTTGATTGCTTGTGGCGGTGTCAAGGGCAGTTTTTGTTTCCTCTGCTTTTGTTTTGGCTTGGTTTAATGCCTCTTGTAACTCAGCCTGTTTATCTGGTTCTGTATTGTTATCTAGGGCTTCTTGGGCGGCGTTTACAGCCTCTTGTGCCTTAGTGTTGGCTGTTGTGGCTTCTTGCAACTTAGTGTTGGCTGCCTCAAGAGCACTTTGTTTTGCGTTCACCGTGTTTTGTGCTTCTGCTTGTTTTGCTTGTGCCTCTGTAAGGGCTTGCTTGAGCGCTTCTAGATTTTGTTGTGCCGCCTCGTTCTCTTTCTTTTGGGCATTTCCTAGATTTTCTATGTCTGTTTGTTCTTGTTTGGAGTCAGTGTCCGCTTGATCTGCCTGTGCCTCAGCCTGGTCTTCTGAATCTCCATCTTGGCTGTCTTGGTCTAGGCTTTGGTCTACCTCTTGTGTTTTATCGACATCCTGTGCCACCTTTGCTTGGTCTTTAGCGACATCGGTTTGGTCTTGGCTTGCGTCTTGTGTGTCGGGTTGGCTTTCTCCTGCTAGGGCGGTGGGCATCACTTGTACTTGGGTGTTCTTTGGGGCTTTTTCCTCTAATGCTTGCAGAGAGGGAGCAAAGAGAGTCCCCGCTAGAGCTAAACTTAAAGAAACTTTAGAATAAGGGCGGATTTGTTTTTGAGAGTGTTTCATGGGTGTCTCCTATTGTGGATTACCATTGGGTTGGGTTTGCCCGGGGAGGGGCACGGGTTTGGCATTTGCGGGGTCAAAGACATTTTGCTGGCTGTTGGTATCTTGTGTCTGTGTGCTCTTGGTGGCCTTAGTCATGTTCGAGTATTGAAACCCCACTTCTCCGTAAGCTCCGCTGTTTTCCGCAAAGAGGGCAGACACGCTTAAAAGACTGAGGGCACAAACAAAAGGGGTTGAACGCATAAGTTCTCCTTACATCAAAAAATTGGAACAAAGTCAGAGGATTAAGTGGAGATGTGTGCAGATAGGGGGGATTGCGCGGGCCTTGTGCCCGCTAGAAATCCCCCTTAAACCCAAGGGATAAACCCAAGGGATAAACCCAAGGGATAAACCCAAGGGATAAACCCAAGGGATAAACCCAAGGGATAAACCCAAGGGATAAACCCAAGGGATCGCGGAAAATCCCTCAAGGCTCTAAAATTGTCAATCAATACCTTAGCATAAAAATGAAAAACCACACAACCCCCACAGCCACAATGATGAGGAGAACAGGTCATCTGTGTAAAATCGTGCCATCTCTGTTGCACCGCCTCCACTTTGGCGACAAACAAGCTCGCATAATTTGTTAAAAAAAGTTCTAAAGCTAGGGGGTTTAGGGCGCAAGTGGTAAATTTCGAATCATTTTTGAAACATTCTAAAGATCTGTCCAAACAAGCCCAAAGGCACTTTTTGCATCGCCTTGCCACATTTGGGGCAAGTGCTAGACACTGCCATTAAATCCGCTGGGCTCAACACATCGCTTTTCAACGCCACAATCTTAGAATACCCACAAGGGCATTTGAGTTTATAAGGTCTAGGGGCCACCATGGCGCACTCCATAAATTAGAAGTGGACTCACTCTAGCACAAGGAAAACAAACAAGGGACAAATGAAAGCAACGCTCGCTTGAAAACCCTCAAGACTTTCTAAATTTGACACGCTTTTTAGCCCACTTTAGTTTTAAACGCAAGGGTTAGAAACAGCAAGATAAATCAATTCTTATCGCATGATTCTTCCCCTAAGAGCCCGAAGTTTTGCCAAAATGGGCATCGCCTTTAGTGGGAACGAGCGCAAAACGCTCGCCCGCCAGATTAAACGCCTGCAGACATGACGGCTCTGCATAGCAACGCGCATGGTTGAAACAGGAATACAGCATGGCCGATGTTGCCAATCAGTCTGTAAATGACCCGCGTGAAAAGCTGCAAGCTTTGCTTGCCTTACAAAAACCAAGAGCGGGGCGGGGATGGAGGAATCAAGAACACCGCAGAAATTCTTGCTTTGCAGCATTTGACAACGATTCATGGGATTTGGGAGGTCTGTAAGAACACATTTAAGGCACAAAGCTAGGGTGCAAGGTTTACTTCAATCTTTTGCTCTGGAAAACGCCACGACAAGAACGCCATGCGTTCTCTCCTTTTTAAGCCACTTCAAGCTAGAATAAGCCAAAAACTCCCAAGGATTTTCATGAACTTCCCCCCCTTTGAGCACGCTTTAGAAAAGCATTATTATAAAATTTGGCAAAGTCGGGGTCATTTTGAAGTGGACGGCGACCATTCTAAACCCCCTTTTTCGATCATGATGCCCCCACCCAATGTTACGGGGCGCTTGCACATGGGGCACGCACTCACTTTAAGCTTGCAAGACATTTTAGTGCGCTTTAAGCGCATGGACGGCTATCGGGTTTTATACCAACCCGGGCTAGACCATGCTGGCATCGCCACGCAAAATGTCGTGGAAAAGCAACTTTTAGCCCAAGGGGTGAAAAAGGAGCAAATCGGCAGAGAGGCGTTTATCCAAAAAGTGTGGGAGTGGAAAGAGGCTTGCGGGGGGCAGATTTTAGAGCAAATGCAAGAGCTGGGAGTCTCTTGTGCATGGAGTCGCTTGCGCTTTAGCATGGATGCTGGCTTAGAAAAAGCGGTCAAGGTCGCCTTTAAAGCGTGGTTTGATCAAGGGCTCATCGTGCAAGACACCTACATGATCAATTGGTGTTGCAAGGACGGGGCACTAGCCGACATCGAGGTGGAGTATCAAGAGGAACTAGGCAAGCTGTATTATTTGCGCTACCCTTTGGAAAATGGGGGGGAGGTGGTGGTGGCGACCACCCGCCCAGAAACCTTCTTTGGCGATGTGGCGTTAATGGTGCACCCTGAAGACGCACGCTACCAGCATTTAATCGGGCAAAATGCCTTATTACCCTTGACACAACGCCCTATCCCCATCATCGCTGATAGCTATGTCGATCCTAGCTTTGGGAGTGGGTGCGTGAAGGTTACCCCAGCGCATGACCCTAACGACTATAGCGTGGGCCAAAGACATAACTTAACTCCCTTAGTGATTTTTGATGCACAAGGGGTTTTAAACGCCCATGCGGAGGACTTTGCGGGGTTAGACCGCCTAGAGGCACGCCCCAAAATCGTAGAGGCACTGCAAGAGGGGGGCTACATTCAAGAAGTGCAAGAGCACCCCCACCAAGTGGGCGTGTGCTACCGCTGTGCGAGCCCCATTGAACCCTATATCTCTAAACAATGGTTTGTCAAGCAAGAAGTGGCTACAGGCTCGATAGAAAAAATGGCGCAGGGGCTGGCGCAATTTTACCCCCCCCATTGGCGCAACAACTACAACGCATGGATGCAAGAATTGCGCCCGTGGTGTATCAGCCGGCAACTTTGGTGGGGGCATCGTATCCCCGTTTTCACCTGCACTCACAAACACCAATTCGTGCCCCTAGAAACCCCCACGCATTGCCCCACTTGCGGGGACACAAATCTAGAACAAGACCCCGATGTGCTCGACACTTGGTTTAGTTCAGGCCTGTGGGCGTTTAGCACGCTGGGCTTTGGGCAAGAGGGCTTTGAGGGCTTTGAGGGCGTGAAGTTTCACGCCGATGACTTAAAGGACTTTTACCCTAATAGTGTGCTGGTTACAGGCTTTGACATTCTGTTTTTTTGGGTGGCGCGCATGCTTTTGAGTGGGGAGAGTTTGCTAGGCAAGTTGCCCTTCAAGCACATTTACCTACACGCTTTGGTGCGTGATGAAAATGGCGAAAAGATGAGTAAATCTAAGGGCAATGTGATCGACCCCTTAGAGCTCATTAAAACCTATGGGAGCGACTCGGTGCGTTTTGCGCTGGCGATGTTGTGCGTGCAAGGGCGGGATTTATGCCTAAACCCTAAAGTGCTAGAGCAAGCCAAACACTTTAGCCACAAACTCTACAACGCCGCCCTTTTCTTAAGCACACAGACAGCGACAAAAGTTACGGAGTTTCAAACAAGTTTGGGGGCTTATGCCAAATCCCGCCTCAACGCCACGACCAAAGAAGTACGCCACGCCCTAGAGCTTTACCGCTTCAACGATGCGGCCACCACGATTTACCGCTTCTTTTGGGGGGAGTTTTGCGATTGGGTGCTGGAGTTTTCTAAGGCTTACAAGAACAGCCAAGAAGCCCCTTTAGTTTTTGGCGAACTTGCCTCTGTGTTTAAAGAGGGTCTAAGGCTTTTACACCCTTTCATGCCTTTTGTGAGTGAATATTTACACCAAAGCCTAAGCAAGAGCGCGCTAGAAAACAGCCCGTCTATCATGTTAAGTCCCTACCCCAAAGACACCACACAAAACGCAAAATTAGAGGCGCGTTTTAACCTGATGAAAGAGAGCATCACGGCTTTAAGGCGGCTTAAAATCTTGCTAAATGCGCCCATTGAGCGCGCCACCATTGAGAGCACCACTCCCCTAGAGACAGAGGATTTGCAATGCATCGCAAAACTCAGCAAAATCCCCACAATTTTAATTGCATCCAGCAAACCGCCTAAAGCCATCAGCGATCGCGGGGAGCTTGGCGTGGTGCATGTCGGCTTAGAGGGGGTAAATGTGGGCGGGCTTGTCCATCGTTTGAGGGGGCAATTAGAGAAGCTCAAAAAAGAGCAGGCAAAGTTGAATTTAGACAATCCGCAATTTTTGGCTAAAGCCCCCAAAGCTCTCCTAGAGAGCTTGCAAGAGCGCAATAAAACCCTATTAGAAAAACAAGCCCAAGTACAAAAAGAACTTTCTATGCTAGAAGGATAAACATGTTCGACACCCTAACCCAATCTTTTAAAAATGCTTTAGGCAAAATCCGCTTCCAAGACGATTTAAAAGCCCTTGAAAAAGCCCTAGATGAGCTCAAAAAGGCTTTGCTAAGAAACGATGTACATCACAAGGTTGCTAAAGAGTTGGTCAAAAACATAGAGAATAAGACAAAAGCCAAGGGCATTGGCAAACAGCAATTTTTAGACGCTTTGCAAGAGAGCTTATTAGAGATTTTGAGCGTGCCGGGGGCGGCTAGTGGCTTTGTCTATGCCCCCACCCCGCCCACGATTGTGTTGATGTGTGGCTTGCAGGGGGGGGGCAAGACCACGACTTGTGCCAAGTTGGCAAACTACCTAAAAACCCGTAATAAAAAGGTCTTGTTGGTGGCGTGCGATTTAGAGAGGTTAGCTGCTATCGAGCAATTACAAGTCTTGGGGGCGCAAATCGGGGTAGAAGTCTTCCACAAAGCGGGGAGCGTGTTAGACATTGCCAAAGGGGCACTAGAGCGGGCCAAAGAGGGGCAGTTTGATGTGGTGATCGTGGATAGTGCGGGGCGTTTGGCGATCGACAAGCCTTTAATGGACGAGCTTAAGGCCCTTAAAGACTTGCTAAAGCCCTTAGAAACCTTTTATGTGGCGGATGCTTTGAGCGGGCAGGACGGGGTGCGCTCCGCACAGACCTTCCACACCCAGATAGGCATTAGTGGCGTGGTTTTAAGCAAGTTTGACAGCGACAGCAAGGGGGGCGTGGCATTAGGCATCGCCCACCAATTACAAATCCCCTTGCGCTTCATCGGGCATGGCGAGAAAATCCCCGATTTGGATATTTTCGTGCCCGAGCGCATTGCTAACCGCTTGATGGGGGCGGGCGACATTGTGAGCTTGGTGGAGAAAACCAGCAGTGTGATCGACCCCAAAGAGGCCAAAAACATTTCCAAAAAGCTCAAAAAGGGGCAATTTGGCTTTAACGACTTTTTAGAACAATTAGAAAAGGTTAAAAAACTAGGCTCGATCAGCTCTTTGGTGTCGATGATCCCTGGGCTTAGTGGGGTGGCGGGGGCTCTTAAGGGCACGGACTTAGAAAACTCAGCGGAAATTAAAAGGATCAAGGCGATGGTTAATTCTATGACCGCCAAAGAGAGGGACAACCCTTCTTTACTCAATGGCAGCCGTAAAAAACGCATTGCTTTAGGTTCAGGGCTAGATGTCGCCGAGATCAATCGGATTTTAAAGCGATTCGATCAAGCCAGCCAGCTAGCCAAAAAACTGAGCTCTAAAGGAGGTGTGGCAAATTTACTCCAAATGTTGCAACAACACCAACCCCCCCAAAGGGGTTAGGAAAATAGGGGTATAGCCCCATTTGGAGTTAGCCCCTATTCGTTGATTAAAGCGGTGAGTTTATGCTCTAACTTTGCCATCGTTTGGAGTTGGTCCACGATTTCGTGTAAGAGGGGGATTAGGGGAGCTAAATGGGGGACTTGCAGGGCTTCCTTTAAAATGGCGTTGTAGCCTTCAAACAAACCTTCTAAGTAGTCAAACAGGGCGGAGTCCTTGCTGTAGTAGTCTTGCAAGACTTGGTAAAGAATGGTACTCTCTCCGAGCAAGTCGCGTTCTTGATTGGTTTCTATGGTGTGATCTTTGCGGCTTAGGGCGATGGTGTAGCTGAGTTGGTTGTTGAAGAGCGCGATGTCTTCACGCACATCCACTTGGTAAATCGCCATTTCACGCACAGCGTCATCAATCGCTTGTAAAGAATACTCTGCACAAAGCGGGGGCGCAAAAAGGGCGACAAACGCCAAAGACAAGCACAAACGCATACAAATCCTTTCACACGATTATACACCAAAACCCACGGGTTTATGTTATACTCAAACCTTACACGCCATGAAAAGAGGACGCTTGAAACCCACACGAACTTTGCTCTTCACCCCCGGGCCCACGCCCATTCACCCCGCCATCAGCAACACCCTAAGCCAACCCATTCCCCACCACCGCACGCCAGAATTTGAGGCGATCTTTGGTTACGCACGCCAACAGCTCAAAGACATGGTCGGGCTTGCTGAGGTTTTAACGCTTGTGAGCAGCGGCACGGGGGCGATGGAAGCAGCGTTGTTGCAATTTGTCCCTAAAAAAGAGCAACCTACTTTGCTCGTGCTGGATAATGGCAAATTCGGCGAACGCTTTGGCAAGATCGCCAGGGCGCACCATTTGGGCGTTGTGGAGCTTAAAAGTGCGTGGGACACCCCCATTAGCCCCGATCAAGTGCTAGAGGCCTTGCAGACAAACCCTAGTGTGCGGGCGATCGCCTTGCAAGTGTGCGACTCTTCGGGGGGCTTGCGTTTAGACTTTGAAAACATCACCAAAGCCGCCAAAGCCCACAACCCCGAGATCATCACGATCATTGATGCGATCACCGCTCTAGGGGTCGAGCCCTTGCAAACAAAGCATGTCGATGTGTTGATCGGGGGCAGCCAAAAGGCGTTCATGTTGCCCGTGGGCTTAAGCTTTTTGGGGCTAAGTGATTTTGCCCTCTCAAAGCTAGAGGACAAGGGCTATTACTTTAACTTAAAGCTAGAGTTAAAAAACCAACAAAAGAACACCACCGCTTTCACGGCGGGCATCTCCCATATTTTGGGGCTACAGACCTATTTTGCACTTGTGCAAGATTTGGGTGGATTTGACGCTCTTTATCATGCCACAAGAAAAAGAGCAGAAAGCACGAACAAAGCCCTTGAGGCACTAGGGCTTAAAATCTACCCCAAAGCCCCTGCCTTGTGCATGTCTGTGATCTACCACGAACAGGCGAGCCGCATAAGAAAACACCTACACAAACAATACGGGGTTTTGGTCGCAGGCGGGCAGGACGCACTAAAAGACTATCTCTTACGCATCAACCACATGGGGATCATTGAGGTTTATCAAAGTGCATGGGTGCTAAACGCCCTAGAGCAAAGCCTCGTGGATTTGGGGCTACTTCCTAGCTTTGAGGGCATGGCGATCAAGGCATTCATGCAACACCACTATAAGGAGATTTAATGCGGCTTTACTACGGCTACAACGAGTTTAGAAAGGATGTCGTGGACCTGGCCAAAATGGTTGAAGCCAACTTCAAACCCCAAGCGATTGTGTCAATTCTGCGGGGTGGCATGACCTTGGCGCACTTTTTGGGGCTTTATTGGGACACCAAAGAGGTGTATGCGATCAACGCCAGCTCTTATGGCACGGATCGCAAACAAGGCGCGCTGATCATAGACAATGTCCCCAAGCTCAAGCCCACCCACAAAGAAATTTTAGTGGTGGATGAGATCGTGGATAGTGGCAGGAGTTTTCTAGGTGTGATGCAGGTGCTAAAAGAGCATTACCCCACAGCCCACTTTAAAAGTGCGGTGCTCTTCGCCCACAAGAGCGCACATTTTCAGGCCGATTACACCCTAAAAGAGGCGGCATCGTGGATCGACTTCTTTTGGGAGGTGGACACACAGGGAGATCACATTGCCTAAATTACATTTGGTTTCTTTGGGGTGCTCCAAAAATCTTGTGGATAGCGAGGTGATGCTTGGCAAACTCGCCCACTACGAACTCACCAGCGATCTGGGCAGTGCCGATGCGATCATTGTCAACACTTGCGGATTCATAAAGTCCGCCAAAGAGGAGAGCATTAGAGTCTTGCTAGAAGCCATTGAGGGGCGCAAAAAGGGGGCTTTGGTCGTGGCAAGTGGTTGCCTTAGCCAACGCTATAAAGAGGAGCTCGCCAAAGAGTTGCCCGAAATCGATATTTTCACGGGCGTGGGCGATTACGACCAAATAGACACGCTCTTAGCGCACAAACAAAGCCAATTTTCTAAGCAAGTCTTTTTAGCCAGCCAACACGCCCGCACCATCATCGGCTCATCCGTGCATGCCTATGTCAAATTGTCTGAGGGGTGCAACCAAAATTGTAGTTTCTGTGCGATTCCAAGTTTTAAAGGGCGCTTGCAAAGCAAGCGTATAGAGGACATTTTAAACGAAGTGGAGGGCTTGGCCAAAAGGGGTTACACAGACATCAGCTTCATCGCCCAAGATTCTAGCTCTTACTTGCAAGATCAAGGCGTAAAAGAGGGGCTAGTACAGCTCATTAAAGCCATCGACAGGCAGGGTGTGCTTAAGAGTGCTCGGATTTTTTATCTCTACCCCACCACCACCACGCACAAACTCATTGAAACGATCGCAAGCTCGCCTATTTTTGCAAATTACTTTGACATGCCCATCCAGCACATCACAGACTCCATGCTCAAAACCATGCGCCGCAACTCCACAAAAGCCAAGCATTTAGAGCTTTTAAAAGCCATGCGTGCTGTGCCGGGCAGCTTTCTACGCTCTACTTTGCTCTTAGGCCACCCGCACGAGCAAGAGAGCGACATCAACGAGCTAGAGGCGTTTTTACAAGAGTTTCATTTTGACCGCTTAAATCTCTTTGCCTTCAGTGCAGAAGAGGGCACTAAGGCTTATGGCATGCCCCAAATTGCGAGCAAGCTTGTCAATGAACGGCTCGATCACATCAACGCTTTGGTGCAAGAACAGGTGCAAACCTCTATGCAAAACCTGCTCGGGCAGACTTTAGAGGTGATCGTGGAGGGGGCTAGCGAGGATCATCTCTTTTTGCGTGCCCGTGATCGGCGTTGGGGCTTGGAGATTGACGGGGAGATTCTCATCAATGAAAGTGCATTAGAGCACACCCCCCCGGGGCATTACAAAGCTCTTTGCCACACCTATGAAGAG
Proteins encoded in this region:
- a CDS encoding 3'-5' exonuclease gives rise to the protein MRLICVLDIESVPNLALIAKHCPECVGDGPLQTCENFFKWCEDRYKSPFAPLFYHQIVSIASVLAEPSGAFKRVGNFGRGLGDERTLVADFLAFFNKHHPQLVTFNGRMFDLPLLLLKALAHNLNAHAFYAQESKWENYRYRYSEEYHTDLLDSLTHFSPARGLNLDGVCAMCGLPGKFDVSGDQVYQLFYQDPPQLERINSYCQSDVLNTYWLYLKYLVTQGRLSEENYLSTLHAFKGNLPQEQPYASVFATALEAELTQEIQKEDHV
- a CDS encoding outer membrane protein, translating into MSLPQAISGLVSGAQSYFSTQMADNSFISSNFTQSFNNFYNLISGTTMDITAINTSLNDLIQAVENLQSSILGQLIVPESADTLGNNDGGQTPQINAGDGAAGSVAAAVRRVGLVMPAVLKPTSVNTPLDSAQREQAGKTLGQLSNLLAYLRATQTKLNIYTKDNAVLVGTQGGILKPQQTQYSSENGNMYGVDAQIGYKQFFGKKKRWGLRYYGTFSYQHGTFYMNDSQAVDNFVYGAGVDALYNFYESKDGKYTTGFFAGLMFTGSTWLAKGASQTIAMMHAMDNAGGSAHMNTTYFQIPLNIGFRTNVSKHHGFEVGLRIPLATNYYFKGNAGGYSEAITYKRNVSVFINYVYNF
- a CDS encoding valine--tRNA ligase, whose product is MNFPPFEHALEKHYYKIWQSRGHFEVDGDHSKPPFSIMMPPPNVTGRLHMGHALTLSLQDILVRFKRMDGYRVLYQPGLDHAGIATQNVVEKQLLAQGVKKEQIGREAFIQKVWEWKEACGGQILEQMQELGVSCAWSRLRFSMDAGLEKAVKVAFKAWFDQGLIVQDTYMINWCCKDGALADIEVEYQEELGKLYYLRYPLENGGEVVVATTRPETFFGDVALMVHPEDARYQHLIGQNALLPLTQRPIPIIADSYVDPSFGSGCVKVTPAHDPNDYSVGQRHNLTPLVIFDAQGVLNAHAEDFAGLDRLEARPKIVEALQEGGYIQEVQEHPHQVGVCYRCASPIEPYISKQWFVKQEVATGSIEKMAQGLAQFYPPHWRNNYNAWMQELRPWCISRQLWWGHRIPVFTCTHKHQFVPLETPTHCPTCGDTNLEQDPDVLDTWFSSGLWAFSTLGFGQEGFEGFEGVKFHADDLKDFYPNSVLVTGFDILFFWVARMLLSGESLLGKLPFKHIYLHALVRDENGEKMSKSKGNVIDPLELIKTYGSDSVRFALAMLCVQGRDLCLNPKVLEQAKHFSHKLYNAALFLSTQTATKVTEFQTSLGAYAKSRLNATTKEVRHALELYRFNDAATTIYRFFWGEFCDWVLEFSKAYKNSQEAPLVFGELASVFKEGLRLLHPFMPFVSEYLHQSLSKSALENSPSIMLSPYPKDTTQNAKLEARFNLMKESITALRRLKILLNAPIERATIESTTPLETEDLQCIAKLSKIPTILIASSKPPKAISDRGELGVVHVGLEGVNVGGLVHRLRGQLEKLKKEQAKLNLDNPQFLAKAPKALLESLQERNKTLLEKQAQVQKELSMLEG
- the ffh gene encoding signal recognition particle protein — its product is MFDTLTQSFKNALGKIRFQDDLKALEKALDELKKALLRNDVHHKVAKELVKNIENKTKAKGIGKQQFLDALQESLLEILSVPGAASGFVYAPTPPTIVLMCGLQGGGKTTTCAKLANYLKTRNKKVLLVACDLERLAAIEQLQVLGAQIGVEVFHKAGSVLDIAKGALERAKEGQFDVVIVDSAGRLAIDKPLMDELKALKDLLKPLETFYVADALSGQDGVRSAQTFHTQIGISGVVLSKFDSDSKGGVALGIAHQLQIPLRFIGHGEKIPDLDIFVPERIANRLMGAGDIVSLVEKTSSVIDPKEAKNISKKLKKGQFGFNDFLEQLEKVKKLGSISSLVSMIPGLSGVAGALKGTDLENSAEIKRIKAMVNSMTAKERDNPSLLNGSRKKRIALGSGLDVAEINRILKRFDQASQLAKKLSSKGGVANLLQMLQQHQPPQRG
- a CDS encoding pyridoxal-phosphate-dependent aminotransferase family protein, coding for MKRGRLKPTRTLLFTPGPTPIHPAISNTLSQPIPHHRTPEFEAIFGYARQQLKDMVGLAEVLTLVSSGTGAMEAALLQFVPKKEQPTLLVLDNGKFGERFGKIARAHHLGVVELKSAWDTPISPDQVLEALQTNPSVRAIALQVCDSSGGLRLDFENITKAAKAHNPEIITIIDAITALGVEPLQTKHVDVLIGGSQKAFMLPVGLSFLGLSDFALSKLEDKGYYFNLKLELKNQQKNTTAFTAGISHILGLQTYFALVQDLGGFDALYHATRKRAESTNKALEALGLKIYPKAPALCMSVIYHEQASRIRKHLHKQYGVLVAGGQDALKDYLLRINHMGIIEVYQSAWVLNALEQSLVDLGLLPSFEGMAIKAFMQHHYKEI
- a CDS encoding phosphoribosyltransferase, whose product is MRLYYGYNEFRKDVVDLAKMVEANFKPQAIVSILRGGMTLAHFLGLYWDTKEVYAINASSYGTDRKQGALIIDNVPKLKPTHKEILVVDEIVDSGRSFLGVMQVLKEHYPTAHFKSAVLFAHKSAHFQADYTLKEAASWIDFFWEVDTQGDHIA
- a CDS encoding MiaB/RimO family radical SAM methylthiotransferase, encoding MLGKLAHYELTSDLGSADAIIVNTCGFIKSAKEESIRVLLEAIEGRKKGALVVASGCLSQRYKEELAKELPEIDIFTGVGDYDQIDTLLAHKQSQFSKQVFLASQHARTIIGSSVHAYVKLSEGCNQNCSFCAIPSFKGRLQSKRIEDILNEVEGLAKRGYTDISFIAQDSSSYLQDQGVKEGLVQLIKAIDRQGVLKSARIFYLYPTTTTHKLIETIASSPIFANYFDMPIQHITDSMLKTMRRNSTKAKHLELLKAMRAVPGSFLRSTLLLGHPHEQESDINELEAFLQEFHFDRLNLFAFSAEEGTKAYGMPQIASKLVNERLDHINALVQEQVQTSMQNLLGQTLEVIVEGASEDHLFLRARDRRWGLEIDGEILINESALEHTPPGHYKALCHTYEEGVLVGKIVA